The following proteins are encoded in a genomic region of Magnolia sinica isolate HGM2019 chromosome 1, MsV1, whole genome shotgun sequence:
- the LOC131240480 gene encoding tryptamine hydroxycinnamoyltransferase 2-like, which yields MAVEILSTTTLKPSPSPPFNPLHNTHIPLTIFDKAAFNLHVPIIYAFRPPMPTNDEMKAGLAKALTYFPHLAGRLSIDEQHHPCFVLNNAGIRLIETQIEMTLIERFPLDPSTDLRKLHPTFDGVDELLQIQLNRFSCGGLVIGLTAHHRVADGQSMSSFFLAWAKLVCGLDVDPLPYHDRAAISVPRNPPRCDFNHQAVEFRENTTLAVSPTSNSVCLSYIENLVVHFSGEFIARLKTHVNPGHQYSTFECLMAHLWKKITLARGLQDDELTQVRVAVNGRARIKPTVPMQYFGNLVLWAYPKLRVGELLSGTHASAAKVIHDAVARINDAYFKSFIDFGEVWKRGEGREEMAAAAPCSGNSLCPDLEVDSWLRFQFHDLDFGGGGPCAFLPPNLPVEGLLIFIPSCKEKGGIDVFMALLPHHVDHFKQICHCLD from the coding sequence ATGGCTGTAGAAATACTCAGCACCACCACCTTGAAACCTTCTCCATCTCCACCGTTCAATCCCCTCCACAATACCCACATCCCCCTCACCATCTTCGACAAAGCCGCCTTCAATCTTCACGTCCCAATCATCTATGCTTTCAGACCGCCCATGCCAACAAACGATGAGATGAAAGCAGGCCTCGCTAAAGCTCTAACCTACTTTCCACACCTTGCTGGGAGACTATCGATAGATGAACAACACCACCCTTGTTTTGTTCTTAACAATGCAGGGATCCGTTTGATCGAGACCCAGATAGAGATGACACTGATCGAACGATTCCCACTCGACCCATCGACCGATCTTAGGAAATTGCATCCGACATTTGATGGTGTTGATGAGTTGCTACAAATCCAACTTAACCGTTTCTCGTGTGGCGGTCTTGTGATCGGCCTAACAGCCCATCATCGTGTAGCTGATGGACAATCTATGAGCTCTTTCTTCCTTGCATGGGCTAAATTAGTCTGTGGCCTTGATGTGGACCCACTTCCTTATCATGATCGAGCAGCCATTTCAGTCCCAAGGAATCCACCAAGGTGCGATTTCAATCACCAGGCTGTGGAATTTAGAGAAAATACTACTCTGGCCGTGTCCCCCACTTCCAACTCGGTCTGTTTATCATACATAGAGAATTTGGTTGTCCATTTCTCTGGTGAATTCATAGCCAGGCTCAAGACACATGTTAATCCAGGCCATCAATACAGCACTTTCGAGTGTCTCATGGCCCACCTGTGGAAGAAGATCACGTTGGCACGTGGACTGCAGGATGATGAGCTGACTCAAGTGAGGGTGGCTGTGAATGGCCGAGCTCGTATTAAGCCGACGGTCCCGATGCAGTATTTTGGTAACTTGGTGTTATGGGCCTACCCAAAATTGAGAGTGGGGGAGTTGTTGAGTGGGACCCACGCATCTGCTGCGAAGGTGATCCATGATGCAGTAGCTCGGATCAACGATGCATATTTCAAGTCTTTTATCGATTTTGGTGAGGTTTGGAAGAGAGGAGAAGGAAGGGAGGAGATGGCTGCAGCTGCTCCTTGCAGTGGTAACTCGTTGTGTCCGGATCTGGAAGTGGATAGTTGGCTGAGATTTCAGTTCCATGATCTTGATTTTGGTGGAGGTGGGCCATGTGCTTTTCTACCACCTAACTTGCCTGTAGAGGGATTGCTGATATTCATACCTTCATGCAAAGAGAAGGGCGGGATCGATGTCTTCATGGCTCTTTTGcctcatcacgtggaccatttcaAACAGATTTGCCATTGTCTGGATTAG
- the LOC131244045 gene encoding uncharacterized protein LOC131244045, whose amino-acid sequence MHSKDGSEIASVHADPSSSAMGSPLWIKDLSDSERKSKTGSYGRSQIWESLGLPAPPYSNTRVEIIHWVRPPSNWVKLNIDGSARNNPGMSSGGGLVRNDKGMFLFGFFTGYGKGSNNNAEMRVAYDGFMLSLNRGFR is encoded by the exons ATGCATTCCAAAGATGGCTCGGAGATTGCCTCCGTGCATGCAGATCCTTCATCTTCTGCTATGGGGTCTCCTCTGTGGATCAAG GATCTGTCCGATTCAGAGAGAAAGTCCAAGACAGGATCTTATGGGAGGTCCCAAATCTGGGAGAGCTTGGGCTTGCCTGCCCCTCCGTATAGCAATACTCGTGTGGAAATCATTCATTGGGTTAGGCCTCCCAGCAACTGGGTTAAGCTTAACATCGACGGCTCCGCCAGAAACAACCCAGGGATGTCAAGTGGAGGAGGCCTGGTGAGAAATGATAAGGGGATGTTCCTTTTCGGTTTCTTTACTGGCTATGGGAAGGGATCCAATAACAATGCGGAGATGAGAGTAGCTTATGACGGGTTCATGTTGTCTCTCAACAGAGGTTTCCGGTAG